A section of the Triticum dicoccoides isolate Atlit2015 ecotype Zavitan chromosome 7A, WEW_v2.0, whole genome shotgun sequence genome encodes:
- the LOC119332655 gene encoding transcription factor LRL2-like: protein MDNMTHNSSSSSSWDLDMSLGSHHHPLLFDHPTPTPPAPPPPPLSFHLHPPPPPPPHQHHQQHQQHQLAIDPSPSSSLFPPPPHHHPHHLHHLDLAVDPHRHHHDYQRDQHSDEMQQRPPPAMEEGSQQLHHQDAVDEAEEELGAMKEMMYRIAAMQPVDIDPATIKRPRRRNVRISEDPQSVAARHRRERISERIRILQRLVPGGTKMDTASMLDEAIRYIKFLKRQVQDLQHQPAPPQQQHYPGGAGPSSTAAVAGRPAFLPLSAGSLIDWAGLTRQVDIHGPTSSSSSSSMGGALGFGFSTGGQSSHGMH from the coding sequence ATGGACAATATGACCCACAActcgagcagcagcagctcctgGGACTTAGACATGAGCCTCGGTAGCCACCACCATCCTCTGCTCTTCGACCACCCGACCCCAACTCCGCcggcgccaccgccaccgccattaTCCTTCCACCTCcaccctcctcctccaccacccccTCATCAACACCATCAGCAGCACCAGCAGCACCAGCTAGCCATAGATccctccccttcttcctccctcttCCCTCCTCCACCTCACCACCACCCCCATCATCTCCACCACCTCGACTTGGCCGTCGACCCCCACCGACATCACCATGACTACCAACGTGACCAGCACTCGGACGAGATGCAGCAGCGGCCGCCGCCCGCGATGGAGGAGGGCTCGCAGCAGCTTCATCACCAGGACGCGgttgacgaggcggaggaggagctgggtgcgatgaaggagatgatgtacCGGATCGCCGCCATGCAGCCGGTGGACATCGACCCGGCCACCATCAAAAGGCCGCGCCGCCGCAACGTCCGCATCAGCGAGGACCCGCAGAGCGTCGCTGCCCGTCACCGCCGCGAGCGGATCAGCGAGCGCATCCGCATCCTCCAGCGCCTCGTGCCTGGGGGCACCAAGATGGACACGGCATCGATGCTCGACGAGGCCATCAGatacatcaagttcctcaagcgcCAGGTCCAAGACCTCCAACACCAGCCTGCGCCGCCGCAACAACAGCACTATCCCGGCGGAGCTGGTCCGAGCAGTACCGCCGCCGTGGCCGGGCGGCCGGCTTTCTTGCCGCTGAGCGCCGGATCCCTGATCGACTGGGCCGGGCTGACGAGGCAGGTGGATATCCACGGGCCAACGTCGTCGTCTTCCTCGTCGTCGATGGGCGGCGCGCTAGGTTTCGGATTCAGCACGGGCGGTCAAAGCAGCCACGGAATGCACTGA